The proteins below are encoded in one region of Juglans microcarpa x Juglans regia isolate MS1-56 chromosome 4D, Jm3101_v1.0, whole genome shotgun sequence:
- the LOC121260735 gene encoding uncharacterized protein LOC121260735 isoform X1 — protein sequence MHNFKQGMAAENDVDLSTMKFQLSQTHELWKREMEQSQSRVDILQAKLMEVKACIQGSEEDTKQELEILWRRVKTTATLLTYLKSKARIMAIPHLAHSSCGIERLEGVGFVDKNGTPLAGWSKNIDLSSYNDPEEEACVGISRLHGSLDAKDDAYTGEMLKSLQMVTDVMEALVKRVIIAESETAIEKEKVTSGQEEIKKKSVQIENMSLKLEEMEHFALGTNSILNEMRQRVEDLVEETSRQRQRAAENEQELCRVKRDFESLKSYVSSLITVRETLLSSEKQFQTIERLFERLVAKTTQLEGEKMQKEVEVQKLMEENVKLSALLDKKEAQLLAMNEQCKVMALSASNI from the exons ATGCATAACTTTAAACAGGGGATGGCAGCAGAGAATGATGTTGACTTATCAACTATGAAGTTTCAGCTAAGCCAAACACATGAACTTTGGAAGCGGGAGATGGAACAAAGCCAGTCCCGAGTGGATATCTTGCAAGCAAAACTAATGGAGGTAAAGGCTTGTATACAGGGGTCTGAGGAAGATACAAAGCAGGAGTTGGAGATTCTTTGGCGAAGAGTTAAAACTACTGCAACATTGTTAACCTATTTGAAATCGAAGGCTCGAATCATGGCTATTCCACATTTAGCCCATTCATCATGTGGCATTGAACGATTAGAAGGGGTAGGTTTCGTTGACAAAAATGGTACACCCTTGGCTGGTTGGTCTAAGAATATTGATCTTTCTTCATACAATGATCCAGAAGAAGAAGCATGTGTGGGAATTAGCAGGCTGCATGGTTCACTGGATGCAAAAGATGATGCTTATACTGGTGAAATGCTAAAGTCTCTGCAGATGGTTACAGACGTGATGGAGGCTCTTGTTAAAAGGGTTATAATAGCAGAATCTGAAACTGCAATTGAGAAGGAGAAGGTAACTTCAGGTcaggaagaaattaaaaagaagtcAGTCCAAATTGAGAACATGTCTTTAAAGTTAGAGGAGATGGAACACTTTGCTCTGGGTACAAACAGCATACTGAATGAAATGCGGCAGCGGGTTGAGGATTTGGTTGAAGAAACATCTAGACAAAGGCAGCGAGCTGCAGAAAATGAACAGGAGCTTTGTCGTGTTAAGCGGGACTTTGAGTCTCTGAAGTCATACGTTAGCAGTCTCATCACTGTAAGAGAAACACTTCTTTCTTCGGAGAAGCAGTTTCAAACTATTGAGAGGTTGTTTGAACG GCTAGTTGCAAAGACAACACAGTTAGAGGGTGAGAAGATGCAGAAAGAGGTGGAAGTTCAGAAACTTATGGAAGAGAATGTGAAGTTGAGTGCTCTTCTGGACAAGAAAGAGGCACAACTTTTGGCCATGAATGAACAGTGCAAGGTAATGGCCTTGAGTGCTTCAAATATCTAA
- the LOC121260735 gene encoding uncharacterized protein LOC121260735 isoform X2: protein MAAENDVDLSTMKFQLSQTHELWKREMEQSQSRVDILQAKLMEVKACIQGSEEDTKQELEILWRRVKTTATLLTYLKSKARIMAIPHLAHSSCGIERLEGVGFVDKNGTPLAGWSKNIDLSSYNDPEEEACVGISRLHGSLDAKDDAYTGEMLKSLQMVTDVMEALVKRVIIAESETAIEKEKVTSGQEEIKKKSVQIENMSLKLEEMEHFALGTNSILNEMRQRVEDLVEETSRQRQRAAENEQELCRVKRDFESLKSYVSSLITVRETLLSSEKQFQTIERLFERLVAKTTQLEGEKMQKEVEVQKLMEENVKLSALLDKKEAQLLAMNEQCKVMALSASNI, encoded by the exons ATGGCAGCAGAGAATGATGTTGACTTATCAACTATGAAGTTTCAGCTAAGCCAAACACATGAACTTTGGAAGCGGGAGATGGAACAAAGCCAGTCCCGAGTGGATATCTTGCAAGCAAAACTAATGGAGGTAAAGGCTTGTATACAGGGGTCTGAGGAAGATACAAAGCAGGAGTTGGAGATTCTTTGGCGAAGAGTTAAAACTACTGCAACATTGTTAACCTATTTGAAATCGAAGGCTCGAATCATGGCTATTCCACATTTAGCCCATTCATCATGTGGCATTGAACGATTAGAAGGGGTAGGTTTCGTTGACAAAAATGGTACACCCTTGGCTGGTTGGTCTAAGAATATTGATCTTTCTTCATACAATGATCCAGAAGAAGAAGCATGTGTGGGAATTAGCAGGCTGCATGGTTCACTGGATGCAAAAGATGATGCTTATACTGGTGAAATGCTAAAGTCTCTGCAGATGGTTACAGACGTGATGGAGGCTCTTGTTAAAAGGGTTATAATAGCAGAATCTGAAACTGCAATTGAGAAGGAGAAGGTAACTTCAGGTcaggaagaaattaaaaagaagtcAGTCCAAATTGAGAACATGTCTTTAAAGTTAGAGGAGATGGAACACTTTGCTCTGGGTACAAACAGCATACTGAATGAAATGCGGCAGCGGGTTGAGGATTTGGTTGAAGAAACATCTAGACAAAGGCAGCGAGCTGCAGAAAATGAACAGGAGCTTTGTCGTGTTAAGCGGGACTTTGAGTCTCTGAAGTCATACGTTAGCAGTCTCATCACTGTAAGAGAAACACTTCTTTCTTCGGAGAAGCAGTTTCAAACTATTGAGAGGTTGTTTGAACG GCTAGTTGCAAAGACAACACAGTTAGAGGGTGAGAAGATGCAGAAAGAGGTGGAAGTTCAGAAACTTATGGAAGAGAATGTGAAGTTGAGTGCTCTTCTGGACAAGAAAGAGGCACAACTTTTGGCCATGAATGAACAGTGCAAGGTAATGGCCTTGAGTGCTTCAAATATCTAA
- the LOC121259179 gene encoding uncharacterized protein LOC121259179 isoform X2 codes for MEMGEGREGDWECSGCKNRNYAFRSFCNRCKQPRLLVDTKTPADSKWLPRIGDWICTGCTNNNYASREKCKKCGQPKEVAAMPAIAMPGASLPSYSHYFARAQGGPEQKMNIGLIGNGAPQQALPLSSNWSVGGADKYGVQPASTWPLGLNSGLPYPDPANQLLSVPKGWRNGDWICHCGFHNYSSRAQCKKCNALPPALGTKRLASDDLVHEWDNKRLNVGQTNGQLQPYPGFEQMVGTSGDPNTRLYAPYPNVSSVTAANLQVPMQFPQQATAPALLGKGAKQWREGDWMCTNCNNHNYASRLQCNRCKTQRNALSQPVNVM; via the exons ATGGAAATGGGGGAAGGGAGAGAAGGGGATTGGGAGTGCAGCGGATGCAAGAACAGGAACTACGCCTTCAGGTCGTTCTGCAACAGATGTAAGCAGCCACGGCTTCTGGTCGACACCAAAACCCCTGCCGACTCCAAGTGGCTCCCGCGTATCGGCGATTGGATCTGCACAG GTTGCACTAACAACAATTATGCATCAAGAGAAAAGTGCAAAAAGTGTGGGCAACCGAAGGAGGTAGCAGCAATGCCAGCAATTGCAATGCCTGGAGCTTCTCTCCCATCTTATTCGCATTATTTTGCCAGGGCCCAAGGAGGACCTGAACAAAAGATGAATATTGGATTAATTGGCAATGGAGCTCCCCAGCAGGCACTTCCTTTGAGCTCTAACTGGTCTGTAGGAGGGGCCGATAAATATGGAGTTCAGCCTGCTTCAACTTGGCCCTTGGGTCTTAATTCTGGACTTCCGTACCCAGATCCTGCTAATCAACTTCTTTCAGTTCCTAAAGGCTGGCGGAATGGTGACTGGATTTGCCACTGTGGGTTTCATAATTACTCTTCACGTGCCCAG TGCAAAAAATGCAATGCTTTACCACCAG CACTTGGAACAAAGCGACTGGCATCTGATGACTTGGTGCATGAATGGGATAACAAAAGATTGAATGTTGGACAA ACAAATGGGCAGTTGCAACCATATCCAGGTTTTGAGCAAATGGTAGGGACTAGTGGTGACCCTAATACCAGACTCTATGCTCCCTACCCCAATGTAAGCTCAGTTACTGCTGCAAATTTGCAAGTGCCCATGCAGTTTCCACAACAAGCAACTGCACCTGCACTGCTCGGAAAAGg AGCAAAACAATGGCGTGAAGGAGATTGGATGTGCACAAATTGCAACAACCATAATTATGCATCCCGGTTACAATGCAACAG GTGTAAGACTCAAAGAAATGCGCTCTCCCAGCCTGTCAATGTCATGTAG
- the LOC121259179 gene encoding uncharacterized protein LOC121259179 isoform X1: protein MEMGEGREGDWECSGCKNRNYAFRSFCNRCKQPRLLVDTKTPADSKWLPRIGDWICTGCTNNNYASREKCKKCGQPKEVAAMPAIAMPGASLPSYSHYFARAQGGPEQKMNIGLIGNGAPQQALPLSSNWSVGGADKYGVQPASTWPLGLNSGLPYPDPANQLLSVPKGWRNGDWICHCGFHNYSSRAQCKKCNALPPALGTKRLASDDLVHEWDNKRLNVGQTNGQLQPYPGFEQMVGTSGDPNTRLYAPYPNVSSVTAANLQVPMQFPQQATAPALLGKGAKQWREGDWMCTNCNNHNYASRLQCNRLVVLARWVILRSYCSKIILLML from the exons ATGGAAATGGGGGAAGGGAGAGAAGGGGATTGGGAGTGCAGCGGATGCAAGAACAGGAACTACGCCTTCAGGTCGTTCTGCAACAGATGTAAGCAGCCACGGCTTCTGGTCGACACCAAAACCCCTGCCGACTCCAAGTGGCTCCCGCGTATCGGCGATTGGATCTGCACAG GTTGCACTAACAACAATTATGCATCAAGAGAAAAGTGCAAAAAGTGTGGGCAACCGAAGGAGGTAGCAGCAATGCCAGCAATTGCAATGCCTGGAGCTTCTCTCCCATCTTATTCGCATTATTTTGCCAGGGCCCAAGGAGGACCTGAACAAAAGATGAATATTGGATTAATTGGCAATGGAGCTCCCCAGCAGGCACTTCCTTTGAGCTCTAACTGGTCTGTAGGAGGGGCCGATAAATATGGAGTTCAGCCTGCTTCAACTTGGCCCTTGGGTCTTAATTCTGGACTTCCGTACCCAGATCCTGCTAATCAACTTCTTTCAGTTCCTAAAGGCTGGCGGAATGGTGACTGGATTTGCCACTGTGGGTTTCATAATTACTCTTCACGTGCCCAG TGCAAAAAATGCAATGCTTTACCACCAG CACTTGGAACAAAGCGACTGGCATCTGATGACTTGGTGCATGAATGGGATAACAAAAGATTGAATGTTGGACAA ACAAATGGGCAGTTGCAACCATATCCAGGTTTTGAGCAAATGGTAGGGACTAGTGGTGACCCTAATACCAGACTCTATGCTCCCTACCCCAATGTAAGCTCAGTTACTGCTGCAAATTTGCAAGTGCCCATGCAGTTTCCACAACAAGCAACTGCACCTGCACTGCTCGGAAAAGg AGCAAAACAATGGCGTGAAGGAGATTGGATGTGCACAAATTGCAACAACCATAATTATGCATCCCGGTTACAATGCAACAGGTTAGTAGTTCTGGCCCGCTGGGTTATActtag ATCCTACTGCAGTAAAATCATCTTACTGATGTTAT aa
- the LOC121259181 gene encoding uncharacterized protein LOC121259181, translated as MGTNFLQPLVSKSPLSATLIFAKPYVKHSRIFLPRHQRSLRATPAHSTKTSSSDNNSTSGDSAKPPATTPPNAVEIRFRRRSKRRSRQQSEDSVGGNGRPVKAQASASAPEPPKKWEDMSFAEKAIELYVGEKGALFWLNKFAYASIFIVIGGWILFRFVGPSLNLYQLDSAPLPPTSLFKGS; from the coding sequence ATGGGGACTAATTTCCTCCAACCCCTCGTTTCAAAATCTCCACTATCGGCCACCCTCATCTTCGCCAAACCCTATGTAAAACACAGCCGAATCTTCCTACCTCGCCACCAACGATCCCTCAGAGCAACTCCGGCCCACAGCACCAAAACCAGCAGCAGCGATAACAATAGTACAAGCGGGGACAGCGCAAAGCCACCGGCTACAACACCGCCGAATGCCGTGGAAATCAGGTTCAGACGAAGGTCGAAGAGACGGTCAAGACAACAGAGTGAGGATAGTGTTGGCGGCAATGGGCGACCCGTGAAAGCGCAGGCTTCAGCTTCAGCACCAGAGCCTCCGAAGAAGTGGGAGGACATGAGCTTTGCAGAGAAGGCAATAGAGCTGTATGTGGGGGAAAAGGGTGCGTTGTTTTGGCTAAACAAGTTTGCATACGCTTCCATCTTCATCGTCATTGGGGGTTGGATACTGTTCCGGTTTGTGGGTCCTTCCCTCAATCTATACCAGCTTGATTCTGCTCCCCTGCCCCCTACTTCACTGTTCAAGGGTTCCTGA
- the LOC121260110 gene encoding RNA demethylase ALKBH9B-like, whose product MDDRSVPPGPLLLNFKPSELRIASKFLTTCLPFLSRDLCQDCFQTFSDRLRSLELEISTDAGHEFSDEDFDAPVSEKTESQLGMNAYYDGTSDTYSVGSWIDGASRYFDYFVPEQFMRGPPSHDRMSWVNMAKEEEDELVEEDDEEDSEVMTKRVVGVKTSTGGSRISMKAIAKPPKPKLLREQRERIRLMKVKRKQDFVWSEKLKGKIVNILEGLELHTGIFSAAEQKRIVDYVYKLEEMGRKGELKERTFTAPTKGKGRVTIQFGCCYNDATDKKGNPAGILHDQTVDPMPHLFKEIIKRLIRWHVLPGTCIPDSCFVNIYEEGDCMPPHIDNRDFLRPICTVSFLSECDIIFGSNLKVLGPDNFEGPVSIPLPAG is encoded by the exons ATGGATGACCGATCCGTCCCACCCGGCCCTTTACTACTCAATTTTAAGCCCTCGGAGCTTCGAATCGCGTCGAAGTTCCTCACCACTTGTTTGCCCTTCCTTTCCAGAGATCTCTGCCAAGACTGCTTCCAAACCTTCTCTGATCGCCTCCGCTCCCTCGAGCTTG AAATTAGTACTGATGCCGGACACGAGTTCTCGGACGAGGATTTTGATGCTCCAGTTTCGGAGAAAACCGAATCGCAGCTGGGGATGAATGCCTATTACGACGGGACCAGCGACACCTATTCCGTTGGTAGTTGGATAGACGGTGCCAGCcgatattttgattattttgttcCAGAACAGTTTATGAGGGGACCACCTAGCCACGATCGGATGTCCTGGGTCAACATGGCaaaggaggaagaagacgagCTCGTAGAAGAGGACGATGAGGAGGACTCTGAGGTCATGACCAAACGGGTGGTTGGTGTGAAGACTTCCACCGGGGGATCGAGAATATCGATGAAGGCCATTGCAAAGCCACCGAAGCCGAAGTTGTTAAGGGAACAGAGAGAGCGCATTCGGTTAATGAAAGTGAAGCGAAAGCAAGACTTTGTTTGGTCTGAAAAATTGAAGGGTAAGATTGTTAATATTCTGGAAGGGCTTGAGCTTCACACTGGTATTTTTAGTGCTGCGGAGCAGAAGAGAATAGTAGATTATGTGTATAAACTTGAGGAGATGGGGAGAAAAGGAGAATTGAAAG AACGGACATTTACGGCACCGACTAAGGGCAAGGGACGTGTGACAATTCAATTTGGGTGCTGTTACAATGATGCAACG GATAAAAAGGGTAATCCGGCTGGAATTCTCCATGATCAGACCGTAGATCCTATGCCTCATCTTTTCAAGGAGATCATTAAGAGGCTTATCAGATGGCATGTACTTCCTGGGACCTGTATACCCGATAGTTGCTTTGTCAACATCTATGAAGAAGGAGACTGTATGCCTCCGCACATTGACAACCGTGATTTTTTACGGCCAATTTGCACTGTGTCATTTCTAAGTGAGTGCGATATCATTTTTGGATCGAACTTAAAAGTTTTGGGTCCTGATAATTTTGAAGGTCCTGTTTCAATCCCCCTTCCAGCTGGGTAA
- the LOC121259182 gene encoding RNA demethylase ALKBH9B-like has product MAKHCVPPVPTARISITFRRMDDSKRPIGYVTEPDLQDIQQLPYVVDRRNYRLNNCPRPEYYSMMTWRGCSEERRTSRKPRSSSCQSCRRNSLSRSRKPPYRNRSRGL; this is encoded by the exons ATGGCAAAGCATTGTGTGCCACCTGTTCCTACAGCGAG gATATCAATTACGTTCAGAAGAATGGATGACTCCAAACGGCCGATTGGTTATGTGACAGAACCTGATTTGCAGGATATTCAACAATTGCCGTATGTAGTGGACAGAAGAAATTATAGGTTAAATAATTGTCCAAGGCCCGAGTATTACAGTATGATGACATGGAGGGGATGTAGCGAGGAAAGACGCACTAGCAGAAAGCCTCGTTCATCATCATGCCAGTCATGCCGACGTAATTCATTAAGTCGGAGTCGAAAACCTCCATATAGGAACAGAAGTAGGGGCCTTTGA